The genomic interval CGTCACGCTCGAAGGTATCGACGGCGCCGGCAAGAGCACGGTGCTCTCGGCGCTCGGCCACGCCTACCCCGACGCCGTGACCACCTGCGAGCCGACGGACTCGTGGTACGGCGACGCCGTGAACCGCTCCATCGGCGACGACGACTCCGACCCGCTCGCGGAGCTGTTCCTCTTCGTCGCTGACCACGCCGACCACCTCTCGCGGGTCGTCCGCCCCGCGCTCGACGAGGGGAAACTCGTCGTCTCCGACCGCTACGTGGACTCCCGTATCGCCTACCAGGGCGAGTCGCTGCGCGGCGAGGTGAAGCGCCCGATGGAGTACGTCCGCGGCGTCCACGCCCCGTTCACCCGGATGCCCGACGCCACGCTCTACTTCGACGTGGACCCGGAGACGGGCGCCGAGCGGGCGGGCGCGACCAACAAGATGGAACACGCCGACTTCCTCGCCGGCGTGCGGGCGAACTACGAACGGCTCGTCGAGTCGGAGCCGGAGCGGTTCGTCCGCATCGACGCGGAGCGCTCGCCCGAGGAGGTGCTCGACGCGACGGAGGACGCGCTCGAGCGCGTGCTGGCGCGCTGAGTGCTCACCGACACAGGTACGGCGCGAGCAGGTCGCGCTCGTGGAAGTCGGCGGGCAGGCCGTCGTACCACCCGGCGGCGCGTATCTCGTCGTCCGTGACGCCGAGCGCCGGGGCGGGCGGTATCTCTCCCGCCGCCGTCGCGGCGAAGACGACGAACGCCGCGGCGAACCGCTCCTCGTCGGCCGGGGTCCGGTACGACTGGTCGAGCACGACGAGCGGGTCGCCCACCTCGGCGTCGAGTCCCGTCTCCTCGCGCACCTCGCGGCGGGCGGCCTCGCGGGGCCGTTCGCCCGGTTCGACCCCGCCGCCGGGGAGGAAGGGGCCGTCCGTCCACGCGTTCTCGATGAGCGCCAGCCGCCCGTCGGGGTCGCGGACGCGGGCCGCCGCGGCGAGGCCCGTGCCCCCGACGGCCCACGCTTCGAGCGCGTCGAGGCGCTCGGGCGGGAGTCGGAGGACGTGCGGTTCGTGCGGGGCGTCGGGGAACACGCCGGAGCCTTGCCGACCGCCGGCTATGAACCGTTCGGGACGGCCGGGGCGCGGGCGGTCACTCGGAACGGAGCCGACGGGCCCCGAGCCCGACGGCGTGCGAGAACCCCCCGACGACGATGCCGACGAGGACGGTCGCGCCGACGGCTTTCACGAGCAGGTCGACGGCCGTCGGGCGAACCGCGGGCGGGCCGCTCGGGGCGAACGCGAGCGCCATCGGGAGGACCCCGATGCCGGCGGCGAGACAGCTCGCGGCGACACCGCCGTCACGGTAGCCGTTCGCCGTCGCGCCGCCGAACGTCCCGACCCAGAGCAACAGGAAGTACACCCACTCCGGGAGCCGGAAGCCAGTCGTCCCGGAGGCGACGATGAGGACTCCGAGGGCGAGCGCGACGAGGCTCACGCCGCCGATGACCCGTCCGCTGCCGGGACCCCAGACGAGCGTGACCACGGGTGGCTACCGTTCCGTACTGCTCCCGGGCGTATGAGTGTTCGCGCGGACCCGACGGGTCCGGGGCGTGTCGGCGTCTCGTCCCGCGAGGGTCGGGACGCGCGTCAGGTCCCGCGTCGGTCCGGCAGTTCGACCTCTTCGGGCGCCGGCTGCCAGAAGTAGTCGAACGCCATCCCCATCGCGAGCGGCAGGAGGATGGTGATGCCGATGACCGCCGCGGCCCCGCCGAGGTCCGGGCCCAGCCCCGCGCCGCCGAGCACGAGCACGAGGACGAGCAACACGAGCGGCGTGAGGAGGACGGAGTAGAGGACGGCCCCCCACTGGGTGTTGAGGCGGACGCGGAAGAGGCGCGTGAGGAGCGCCGCGGCGAGGCTGTTCACCCCGAGGATGACGAGGAGTCCGACGGCGTCGACGACCGAAACCATACCCCCCGTAGGGGACCTGGGCGTTTGGCTCCTGCGCTCTACGCGGCCGGCGAGTCGAGCATCCGGACGAACAGCGTCGCCACGACGGCGACGAGGGCGGAGGGAAGCCCCGCCCGGACCAGCGTCCCGATGCTCTCCGCGAGGTCGACCGTGCCGCCGCCGTCGCCGCCGGACGAGGCCGCGCCGACCAGCAGGAGCGCGACCGTCACCATCACGAGGAAGCCGACGAAGCTCGCCGCGCCGGTCGTCGCGCCCGCGACGGACAGCGAGCGGGGCAGGGAGGGCGCGGCGCGCACGGAGGCGAGACAGGCGACCGTCGGGCCGACGAGCGCCGCGAACAGGTAGACAACCAGCGAGACGATGCCGGAGAGCAGTCCGCCCCCGCCGTCGCCGCCGAGCTCGCCGATCATGATGTAGCCGGTGAGGCCGATGCCGATACCCACGACGGCGAACACGCCGAACACGAAGGCCGCGCCGGCCGCGACCCGCGCGCCGGTGTCGGAGGACTGTCGCTGTTGTGACATACGGGCGACCCGAGACGCCCCGGTTACAAACCGCTTGTGTCACGCCCGAAACGCCGACGCTTTCCGCGCGCGCGCCGAAGCGCGGCCATGCGAGACGACACGCTCGTGGAGTGGCGCGAGTGGGGCCCCGAGGCGTTCGCCGAGGCCGAGCGCGCGGGCAAACCCCTCCTGCTGTCGCTGTCGGCGTCGTGGTGCGTCGCCTGCGACGAGATGGACCGGACGACCTACGCCGACCCGCGGCTGGCCGGACACCTGAAGGACGGGTTCGTCCCGGTGCGCGTCGATGTGGACCGACACCCCCGCGCCCGCGAGCGGTACAACATGGGCGGCTTCCCCTCGACGGTGTTCTGTACGCCCGGCGGCCGTATCATCACCGGGGCGGGCTACATGACGCCCGACGGCCTGCGCTCGGCCATCGACACCGTCCGCGAGACGTGGGACGCGAAGGGGGCCGAGGCGGGCCGCGTGCCCCGGGCCCTGCGCGACCCCGACCCGCCGGCCGGCCCCGTCACCGCCGACATCGAGGCGCACTTCGTCGAGCAGGTCGCCGCGGCCTTCGACGAGGAGTTCGGCGGGTGGGGGACGGACGCGAAGTTCCCGCTCCCCCGGACGGTCGAGTTCGCGGCCAAGCGCGACACCGACCGCGCGGCCCGGACCCTCGACGCGGTCCGGACCCACCTGTACGACACCTACGACGGCGGCTTCTACCGCTACGCGACGAACCGCAACTGGGGCGGCGAACTCCACCGCGAGAAACTGCTGGACGAGAACGCCGCGCTCGTGCGCGCGTTCGCCACCGGCTACCTCCACACCGGCGAGGACGCCTACCGCGAGACCGCCGAGGGCACCGTCGAGTACCTCACGAACGACCTCTGGACGGGCGACGCCTTCGCCGGGTCGCAGGCCGGCGGCGACTACTACACGATGGCCCCCTCCGCCCGCGAGAGCGCGGAGCCGCCGGTCGTCGACGACACGGTCTACGCCGACCGGAACGGACTCGCTGCGGACGCGCTGTTCCGCTTCGGCGCGTACACCGACGACGAACGCGCGACCCGGTACGCCGAGCGCGCGACCGACCGCGTGCTCGACACGCTCGTCGCGGACGGCGAGGTGACGCACTTCGACGGCGAGGACGCCGAATCCGGCCTCCTGCTCGACACGGCGCGGGTCCTGCTCGGCCTGACGGCGGGCGTACAGGCGACCGGCGAGGACCGCTACCTCGACGCCGCGCGCGACGTGGCCGACTCGCTGCTCGGCCTCCAGGCGGACGACGGCGCCTTCCTCGACGGGCCGGCCGAGGGCGTCGGCCTGCTCGACCGCCCGCTCCGCCCGCTCGACGCGAACGTCGAGGCGGCGGACGCCCTGCTCGACCTCGCGGCGCTCGCGGGCGAGGACCGCTATCGCGAGGCCGCGACCGACGCGCTCGGCGCGTTCGCCGGGGCGTACCCGCGGATGGGCGCGGAGGTGGCCGGCTACGGGGCCGTCTGTGCCCGTGCCGTCTACGACCCGCTCGTCGTGGAGACGCCGCCGGCCGGCACCGACCTCCACCGCGCGGCGTGGCGCGTCGCCGACCACGAGAAGGTCGTCGTCCCCGGCGACCGCGAGGAGGCCGTCGTCGTCCGGGGCGACCACCGCTCCGCGCCCGCCTCGACCCCCGACGACCTGATGGCGCGGGCCGCCGAGGCCCGCCCCGAGGACGTCATCGGCGAGTAGGAAACTCCCCCGGCGGGTAAACGTGCGACGTGTTTTTGTACCGGGCACGCGCATGGGAACGAAATGGCCGACCTCCGCGACCTCGGGCTCTCCGAGTACGAGGAACGCACCTACCGCGCGCTGCTCGACAGCGGGGCGACAACGGCGAAGGAGTTGTCGCGCGACAGCGACGTGCCGATGGGGCGCATCTACGACGTGTTGAACAGCCTCGAACAGTACGACCTCGTGCGTTCACAGACCGCCAGCCGGCCGAAGAAGTACGCGGCCGTCGAGCCGAACACCGCCCTCGACCGCCTGCTCGACGACAAGAAGCGCGAACTGGAGGCGAAGCGCACCCAGTACGAGGAGATAGTCTCGGAGCTCCAGGGGGAACTGGAGTCGGCCGACCCGCCGGAGGAGACGTTCTGGACGGCGGCCGTCGGCGGCGACGAGACGGCCGAACTGCTCGTCGAGCGGGTCGCCGCGGCCGACGACTCCGTCGTGATGTGCCTCTCCGCGTACACGCCACAGCTGTTCGACATCGACCGCTACGGGACGGAGATACTGGACGAGCTCGTCGGCGCCGTCGAGCGCGGCGCGACGGTGAAGCTGCTGATGCGCCGGGAGCTGGTGCCGACGCTG from Halosegnis marinus carries:
- the tmk gene encoding dTMP kinase, with protein sequence MLVTLEGIDGAGKSTVLSALGHAYPDAVTTCEPTDSWYGDAVNRSIGDDDSDPLAELFLFVADHADHLSRVVRPALDEGKLVVSDRYVDSRIAYQGESLRGEVKRPMEYVRGVHAPFTRMPDATLYFDVDPETGAERAGATNKMEHADFLAGVRANYERLVESEPERFVRIDAERSPEEVLDATEDALERVLAR
- a CDS encoding NUDIX hydrolase, with product MFPDAPHEPHVLRLPPERLDALEAWAVGGTGLAAAARVRDPDGRLALIENAWTDGPFLPGGGVEPGERPREAARREVREETGLDAEVGDPLVVLDQSYRTPADEERFAAAFVVFAATAAGEIPPAPALGVTDDEIRAAGWYDGLPADFHERDLLAPYLCR
- a CDS encoding DUF255 domain-containing protein, with the protein product MRDDTLVEWREWGPEAFAEAERAGKPLLLSLSASWCVACDEMDRTTYADPRLAGHLKDGFVPVRVDVDRHPRARERYNMGGFPSTVFCTPGGRIITGAGYMTPDGLRSAIDTVRETWDAKGAEAGRVPRALRDPDPPAGPVTADIEAHFVEQVAAAFDEEFGGWGTDAKFPLPRTVEFAAKRDTDRAARTLDAVRTHLYDTYDGGFYRYATNRNWGGELHREKLLDENAALVRAFATGYLHTGEDAYRETAEGTVEYLTNDLWTGDAFAGSQAGGDYYTMAPSARESAEPPVVDDTVYADRNGLAADALFRFGAYTDDERATRYAERATDRVLDTLVADGEVTHFDGEDAESGLLLDTARVLLGLTAGVQATGEDRYLDAARDVADSLLGLQADDGAFLDGPAEGVGLLDRPLRPLDANVEAADALLDLAALAGEDRYREAATDALGAFAGAYPRMGAEVAGYGAVCARAVYDPLVVETPPAGTDLHRAAWRVADHEKVVVPGDREEAVVVRGDHRSAPASTPDDLMARAAEARPEDVIGE
- a CDS encoding TrmB family transcriptional regulator, with translation MADLRDLGLSEYEERTYRALLDSGATTAKELSRDSDVPMGRIYDVLNSLEQYDLVRSQTASRPKKYAAVEPNTALDRLLDDKKRELEAKRTQYEEIVSELQGELESADPPEETFWTAAVGGDETAELLVERVAAADDSVVMCLSAYTPQLFDIDRYGTEILDELVGAVERGATVKLLMRRELVPTLPEEIGRRYRKALAAHDRFEVRTVAELSGTFTLVDGVETVVEVPHPLDREETFGVIDLKDRAFAASVREPFEPRWAEAEPLVL